Proteins encoded in a region of the Trichosurus vulpecula isolate mTriVul1 chromosome 9, mTriVul1.pri, whole genome shotgun sequence genome:
- the NISCH gene encoding nischarin isoform X2: MAAAARGFGPEEEEAEPAKEARIPGSELVENYTVYIIQVTVGSHQWTVKHRYSDFHDLHEKLIAEKKIDKNLLPPKKIIGKNSKSLVEKRQKDLEVYLQTLLTKFPVAAPKVLSHFLHFHLYEINGITAALAEELYHKGEQLLVAGEVFAIRPLQLYAITQQLRQGKPTCANGDAQTDLGHILDFTCRLRYLKVSGTGGPFGTSNIQEHLLPFDLSIFKSLHQIEISHCDAKHIKGLISSKHTLATLSVRFSATSMKEVIVPEASEFDEWEPEGAHPDCPVTAVIPTWRALTTLDMSHNSISQIDDSVRLIPKIEFLDLSHNGVMVVENLQHLYNLIHLDLSYNKLTSLEGVHTKLGNIKTLNLAGNLLESLSGLNKLYSLVNLDLSSNKIEQIEEIKNIGSLPCLEEVVLSSNPLSIIPDYRTKVLAQFGDRASEVCLDNIITTEKELDTVEVLKAIQKAKEAKYKLNNSDKKISEDSRLTAASSKSNCSSLPVRPSSPSLPRPLGPSQGNHK; this comes from the exons ATGGCGGCGGCCGCCAGGGGCTTTGGgcctgaggaggaggaggccgAGCCAGCCAAAGAGGCGCGGATCCCGGGCTCCGAGCTGGTGGAGAACTACACG GTCTATATTATCCAAGTTACTGTTGGCAGCCATCAATGGACAGTCAAACATCGTTACAGTGACTTCCACGATCTACATGAAAAG CTTATTGCTGAAAAGAAGATTGATAAGAACCTACTTCCTCCTAAAaagataattggaaaaaattccaaaagtctggtggaaaaaagacaaaaagatttGGAAGTCTATCTGCAAACACTTCTTACAAAGTTCCCTGTTGCTGCACCTAAAGTGTTGTCACACTTTTTACATTTTCACTTGTAT gaaATAAATGGCATCACTGCTGCTCTAGCCGAGGAGCTCTATCACAAAG GTGAACAGCTCTTAGTGGCTGGAGAGGTTTTTGCCATTAGGCCATTACAGTTATATGCCATCACTCAGCAGCTTCGGCAAGGAAAACCCACCTGTGCTAATGGAGATGCCCAGACCGATCTGGGTCACATTCTGGACTTTACCTGTAGACTCCGATACCTGAAG GTATCTGGCACAGGAGGACCTTTTGGGACCAGCAACATTCAGGAGCATCTCTTGCCTTTTGATTTGTCAATATTTAAGTCTCTTCATCAGATAGAG ATAAGTCACTGTGATGCAAAGCATATCAAAGGGCTGATTTCATCCAAACATACCTTAGCCACATTGAGTGTCCGTTTCTCAGCAACCTCAATGAAA GAAGTCATTGTTCCCGAAGCATCAGAATTTGATGAGTGGGAGCCAGAGGGTGCACATCCTGATTGCCCCGTCACTGCAGTTATTCCAACATGGAGAGCATTAACCACTCTAGATATGAGTCACAATAGCATCTCACAAATTGATGATTCTGTG agaCTTATTCCAAAGATTGAAttcttagatctgagtcacaacGGAGTGATGGTAGTAGAAAATCTCCAG CACCTGTACAATCTCATTCATTTGGATCTGTCGTACAACAAACTCACATCTTTAGAAGGCGTTCATACCAAACTAGGGAACATCAAGACTCTGAATTTAGCAGGGAACCTCCTGGAAAGTCTGAGTGGATTAAACAAGCTGTATTCTCTAGTCAACTTGGACCTCAGTAGCAATAAAATTGAACAG ATCGAGGAGATAAAAAACATAGGAAGCCTCCCTTGCTTGGAAGAAGTGGTATTATCCAGCAATCCTCTGAGCATCATCCCTGATTACAGGACCAAAGTACTAGCTCAGTTTGGGGACAGGGCGTCTGAG GTCTGCTTGGATAATATCATTACTACAGAGAAGGAGCTTGATACTGTAGAGGTATTGAAAGCCATTCAGAAAGCAAAGGAAGCTAAGTACAAACTGAATAATTCTGATAAAAAG ATCAGTGAGGATTCCCGGCTCACTGCTGCCAGCTCCAAATCAAACTGTTCTTCTCTCCCTGTTcgtccctcttctccctctctgcctcggCCTCTCGGCCCCAGCCAAGGTAATCAT aaataa